The Flavobacterium faecale genomic sequence TCAAAACCACGATGCGCATCACTTGCCCCAAAGACAATTTTCGAAATCTGACTCCAATACAAAGCTCCTGCGCACATTTGGCAAGGCTCGAGTGTTACATATAAGGTACAATCTTTTAGATATTTGCCACCCAAAAAATTGGCAGCAGCAGTAATGGCTTGCATTTCGGCATGAGCTGTAACGTCATGCAGTAATTCGGTAAGGTTGTGCGAACGGGCAATAATGCGATCGTCTACAACCACAATAGCACCCACGGGAATTTCACCTTTTTCAAAAGCGGCTTCGGCTTCTTGCAAAGCACGTTTCATAAAGTATTCGTCAGTGAAAGGGTTTATCATCTTGCAAAAGTAGGGTTTTGAAGTTGTTTTTATTACAAAATTAAATCATAACTCCTGTTTCGACCTTCTCCTTTTGGAATCAAAATTCCGTTTTCGGTTAAATCTTGTAAATCTCTGGTTGCAGTAGCTCTGGAGGTTTTGGTGATCGAAATGTATTTTAAAGCCGTCATGCCACCTTTAAAACCAGAAATTCCATTTTCGAACATTTTTAATATTGCTTTCGTTTGTCTTTCGTTCATTTGGTTTTTAAAAGTATCCATAAACTTGGTTTTACTTAGAGTGAATAAAACCGTCTGTTTGGCATTTTGTTGTGATTCCAAAATTAAATTTGAAAAATATAAAATCCAATCTGTAATGATAAGAGTTTGTTGTGCTTCTTTTAGAGACTGATAATATTGCTTTTTATTTTGCTCAATAGTACTCGAAAGACTCATTAAAACAGGCCTATTGAGTGATTCCGAAAGACATTTATCGGCAATCGCTCTTCCTATTCTACCATTTCCATCTTCAAACGGATGAATGCTTTCAAAATACAAATGTGAAATAGCAGTTTTGATTAATGCTTTTTTAATATCCGTCGCTGTTAATTTAAACTCATTGTACCATTCGATAAAAACGCTCATCTCTTCAGGAATTCGGTAGGATGGAGGTGCTTCATAATGAATAATTTCTTTTCCAAAACGACCTGAAACGATTTGCATTGGGGCTTCTCCTTTTCGATAATCACCTGGATTAACATGTTTGGAATATTCCATCAGAATAGCATGCCATTGCTTTATGGTAGATTCAGTCAACTTTTCAGAATACGATTGACGAACGGTTACCATTAATTTTCCAACTCCTTGAGCATTTTTGTCTCGAATGTTCTCAAAAACATCTCTATGACCTAGATTTTTCTTTATAGAAGACATTACATCTTGGCGGCTGAAAAACTCTCCTTCGATTTCAGATGTTTTAATAGCTTCTGAAATCATAAATTGTAAAATGGTTTCTTGTTGAATATCAGTAGATAATGAATCAACAAGTCCTTTTAGTTCTCCTGTTTCTAAAGCAAAAGCAATGCATAACGAATCTAAAACCGAATCGTCAAATGTAAAATTAGGCCAGTTTGGTAGTTGCCAATTGTAGTGCATGAGGTGTTAAATCGAATTATTCGCCTCAAATATAGTTATTTTTTGAGGCAATTAATGATTTTATTCGCCTCAATTTGTACATTTCAATTGTTTTAGGTAATTATTTAGGGTTGGAATTCAATTCTACTTTCAAAAACAAAATTAGATTTAAAACCGTAAATTTGCTTTTTTGATCTCCATAATGAAAAGCAATTTACTAGAACATATCCACAACCCAACCGATTTGCGTCTTTTGACCGAATCACAATTGCCACAATTGGCGCAAGAACTCCGTGATTTTATTATTGGTGTCGTTGCTGTAAAAGAGGGACATTTGGGAGCCAGTTTGGGCGTGGTGGAGTTGACTGTTGCTTTGCACTACGTTTTTAATACCCCCGAAGATTTATTGATTTGGGATGTAGGGCACCAAGCCTACGGCCACAAAATCTTGACCGAAAGAAGAGAATTATTCGATACTAATAGACAATTAGGAGGTATATCGGGTTTTCCAAAAAGAAGCGAAAGTATTTATGATGCCTTTGGTGTGGGACATTCTTCTACATCTATTTCGGCAGCTTTGGGAATGGCAATTGCCTCCAACCTCAAAGGCGAATTCGACAAACAACACATTGCAGTAATCGGAGATGCGTCTATCGCATCCGGAATGGCGTTTGAAGGTCTGAATCATGCAGGAGTTACCGATGCCAATTTATTAGTAATTCTAAACGACAACGCCATCGGAATTGACCCTAGCGTAGGAGCGTTAAAAAATTATTTGACTGCCGTAAAAACCGGAAAAAATCACCGTCAGAATAACATGATCAAATCGTTGAATTTTGATTATTCGGGCCCCATTGATGGGAATGATATTTTTGCTGTGGTAAACGAACTTAAGCGTTTGCAAAAAATTAAAGGACCAAAATTTCTACATATAATTACAACCAAAGGCAAAGGGCTTAAACAAGCTGAAGAGGACCAAGTGAAATATCATGCTCCAGGAAAGTTTGATGCTTTGTCAGGTGAAATTCTACTAAAATCTGAGGCAAATTTACCACCAAAATACCAAGATGTATTTGGGCTCACAATTTTGGATTTAGCCAGGATAAATAAAAAAATTATCGGTATTACTCCCGCAATGCCCTCAGGAAGTTCCTTGAAATTTATGATGGAGGCTTTGCCAGAGCGTGCCTTTGATGTTGGTATTGCCGAGCAACATGCGGTTACATTGGCTGCAGGTATGGCGACCCAAGGCATGATCGTATATTGTAATATCTACTCGACTTTTTTACAACGAGCTTATGATCAGGTGATACACGATGTAGCCATTCAAAATTTACCTGTCATCTTTTGTTTGGATAGGGCAGGGTTGGTAGGCGAGGATGGCGCTACACATCACGGTCTGTTTGACGTTGCGTACTTACGCTGCATTCCGAATATGGTGATTTATGCACCTTTGAACGAAATTGATTTACAGAATATATTGTACACGGTACAATTGGGAATTGATTTTCCTATTGCTATACGTTACCCACGTGGACGCGGCGTGACACCTACATGGCAGAAAGAATTTTTTGGTAACTATTCCAAAATTGAAATAGGTCAGTCGAAATGCTTGAAAAAAGGAAATAAGATTGCAGTATTGTCTAATGGAACAATCGGGAAGAATGTTATAGCTGCTTTGCAGGCGCTAGAACAGCCGGATGCATTGGCGCATTATGATTTTTCATTCGTTAAACCTTTAGACGAAAAAGCATTACATGAGATTTTTGTAACTTTCGAAAAAATTATAACAATTGAGGATGGCACAGTAATTGGTGGCTTTGGCGCAGCAGTTTTGGACTTTGGATCAAAACATCAATACAATGTTGCAATTGAAAAATTGGGAGTTCCAGATCAATTTATTGAACAAGGTACTGTAGATGAATTGCAACAAATATGTAAAATAGACGTTAGTAGTTTGAAATCCCTTTTTTTAGGTTTAATAAAATAATAAAGAATAAAAAAAATAAAAAGCTCATAATGAAACAGTTTTCAATCCTTTTATTGTGTTTAGTTATAAGTACAAGCATATTTTCTCAAAAAATAATCACCACTTTGGTACCTCCTGCAGGACTCAATGACAGTATTTCACATTGGGAAAAGAAAAATAAAATTACATTTTCGATTTCTGAGATTTTATTTGTGAATTGGAATGCAGGTGGGGTAAGCTCCATTTCTGGATTAATGCGTACACAGTTTAATCGAAATTATAGTAACGAAAATACGCGTTGGGCAAACGAGTTGATTATGCGATATGGTTTGAACAAACAAGACGGAATTGAGCTTCGAAAAACAGAAGACGCTTTTCAATTTAGCTCGACCTTTGGATATCGCGAAAACGAAAAATCACATTGGTATCACAGTGCCAAGTTTAATTTTAACACACAGTTTACTGACGGATTTAAATATCCAAATACTGATATATCTGTTTCTGGACCTTTTGCTCCTGCTTATTCCTTTTTGGGGGTAGGTGCAGAATATGCATCAGATAAAAAAGACCGTTTGTTTTATTTCTCTCCATTTACCTCAAAAGTAACATTTGTTGGAAATCAACGTTTGGCAGATGGCGGATCCTTTGGTGTGCCAAAAGCAATTTATGATGATGAAGGTGTTTTGGTACAGCACGGAAAGAAATTTAAGTCAGAGTTAGGTACCTTAATTACAGCTTACTACAAAAAGCAAATTGCCAAAAATATCAATCTAGAAAATCGCTTGAGTTTATATTCTGACTACATCAATAAATACGGAAATGTAGATATCGATTATGATTTGGTATTAGATTTAGTAGTCAATCAATATGTACGAACCAATATAGGTATCCATGTGGTGTATGATGATGATATAAAATCTAAGGACGAAATTAATGGTGAACAAGTCACTGTTGGGCCAAAAACGCAATTGAAACAAGTTTTGGGTGTGGGTATGACCTATACTTTTTAGAAATTAATTAGGGGTACAAAATATTCTGGTCTAGCCCCAATGGTAGCAAAGTATTCTTTTATCTTGTGGTGACGGGGTGAACCACAAGATAAAAGATACTGCATCCCGAAGTGTCGGGAGCGGGATAACTCGTCATTTGAACCGAAATCGTCATGCTCCTTAAAATCTAAATTCCTTTTTTACCGTTGATTGTGTTGAACAATTCAAGTGCGTTTCCATCTGTTAGTAACGAAATGTAGTGGCAAATGTGTAGCAATCGCTCATATAAGTTTTCCTTATTCAAATGGTGTTTTTCAGGTAATAATTTCATGATCAGCGCATCATAATTGGAGGCGGTACCGTTGTGGTTATTGTCAAAAGCGGTTATGAATTTGTCCAAAAGCGTTTGGATGATTTGGTAGCCAACAATTTCTTTTTCGATTACTTCTCTACTTTGATAAATTTTATCAACACTCAAATTGATAATATCTTGCATTTGCGCTTTGTACTTGCTTTTTTCCATAATCGAATAGGGGAATTCACCTGCCAGGATAGCGTCTTCATTGGCAATAAATACATTGACCGCATCGTTAATCAAGCTACCAATGGCTAATGCACGTAAATAACTTATGCGATCTTCTTTGGTCTCTAGCGTTTTATATTTTGAACTGTCGATGCTGTCTTTTACCAATTTGATAAGGTATTCTAGCGCAAAATCTTCAGATACTAGTCCGAGATTGATTCCGTCTTCAAAGTCGATAATCGTATAACAAATATCATCGGCGGCCTCAACCAAATAAGCTAGAGGATGCCTCTCAAAACCAATGTCATCACCCGATTTGTTGGGAATCATACCAAGATCGGATGCTACTTCTTGAAAAAAATCTTTGTCGGTTTGAAAAAAGCCATATTTTTTGTCGGCTATATTTTTTGTTGGCTTTTTAGGTAAGCTTTCTTTTGGGTATTTGGTAAACGCTCCAAGGGTCGCAAACGAGATGCGTAGACCGCCTTCGATACCTGGACGGCTACCCGTGAGGACTGTGAAACCGTTTGCATTTCCTTCAAAGTCAACTAAATCTTGCCATTGTTTGGCCGTTAGGTTTTCTTTGTATTTCTGCCCGTTTCCTATAGAGAAATATTCTCCAATTGCTTTTTCTCCTGAGTGTCCAAAGGGTGGGTTTCCTATATCATGTGCCAAGGATGCAGCGGCTACAATTGCACCAAAATCGTTCATGTGAAAACCGTGAACTTCTTTGAGGTGTGGGTGTTTTTCAATTACTTTTTTTCCAACCAATCGTCCCAAAGAGCGACCAACTACAGATACTTCCAAACTATGCGTTAAGCGCGTGTGCACAAAATCGGTTTTTGAGAGCGGAATAACTTGTGTTTTATCTTGTAAACTTCTAAAGGCGGCCGAAAAGATAATACGGTCATAATCAACCTCAAAGCCCAATCGGGTGTCGTCTTGTTCAATTCGTAATCGTTTCCCTTTGTCGCCTTGACGTTTTAATGATAGTAATTGTTCCCAGTTCATGCTGTTGTCGAAATAAATTTGGATTGGTTTCAAAGATACTTAAAAGCCCGTAATCCCAATAATTTTGTAAGGAATTCTAAAAGTCTACGACTATATGGTAGATTTGAACTACATTGTATCACTTAATTTATATCCAAAATAAAATGCTATACACCGGCCAGCTTAATGAATTTGTACGATTAGCCGAAATTGACGCCTCTAATTGCGATTTGCTCAAAGAAAAAGTGAGCGAAAGTTTGAGCGTTATTTGGTGCCAAGAGGATATGAAAGTCAATGTTGATGGTAGCGATTATATTTTTCCCGAAAACACGGTTTTATTTCTAACCGAGTACCACAAAGTCACAATTGTATCGGTTACTAAAGCTCGTTTGGTTCGATTTAATCGGGCTTTTTATTGCATTTCTGATCATGATAACGAGGTGGGTTGCAAAGGGATTCTGTTTTTTGGAGCTTCACAATTTCCAAAAATTACGATTCCAGATAACGAAGTTGAAAAATTTGAAGTGCTGTGGAGAATGTTTTCTATCGAAATGGAATCCAAAGATAATCTCCAAAACGATATGCTTCAAATGATGCTCAAACGTTTACTAATTCTCAGTACCCGAATCTATAAAGAGCAAACAGAACTTACTTCTTTCGATAAAAATCAATTGGATATTGTGCGAGAATACAATTATTTGGTCGAAAGCCATTTTAAAACCAAACACCAAGTTGCCGATTATGCAGAGATGTTGAATAAAAGTCCCAAGACACTTTCGAACCTCTTCAAAAAGTACAATGAAAAATCACCTTTACAAATTATTCAAGCTCGATTAGTTCTTGAAGCACGTAGGTTGTTGCATTATTCGGACTTGAGCATCAAAGAAATTGCTTATGAAGTGGGTTATGAAGATATTCAAGCCTTTAGTAAGTTTTTCAAAAAGAACGAGGGCGTTTCGCCTTCAGATTTCAAAAAATCTATTGCTAGTTAAATTTGTGTTGTGTTCTGAATAGGTGATTTAAGAAAAAAGATGCTATATGTAGTTTATCTTTTATAAAGTCGTATTTTTGATTTTAAGTCCATCCTAAGGGCTAACCAAATGATGAATCCAAAGATACAAGCTCCCTTAATTCGAATTGAACCTCCTTTTTGGTATGCAGGAATGCAGGAAAAAGAATTGCAGATTTTGTTCTATGGGGATGCCATTGGTCAGTATTTTATAGAAACATCTGAAAAAGGAATTATTACTAAAGTTACTAAAACAGACAATCCTAGATTTTTGTTTGTAACTATAAATGTAAAATGGGATTATGCCAAGGAGATTATCTTTATTTTTAAACGCAATACCAAAACTGTATTTACTCAAAAATACTGTATCAAACAACGAAGAGAAAACGCAGCAGACCGCAAAGGTTTTGATTCCTCAGATGTTGTTTATCTCATTATGCCCGATCGTTTTTGTAACGGCAATGGGCCAAATGATAATGACAAAACTACTAATGAAAAGTACAATAGAGATTTGCCTGGCGGTAGGCATGGCGGTGATTTAAATGGTATAATTAAAGAGCTTGATTATATAAAAGCCATTGGTGCTACTGCGATTTGGAATACTCCTGTATGCTTGGATGATGAACATGAATTTTCGTATCATACCTACGCACAGTCAGATGTGTATAGGGTTGATCCCCGTTATGGAACCAATGATGATTATGTGCGTTTGTCTGCAGAATTGCACAAGCGAGGCATGAAGTTAATACACGATTATGTGACCAATCATTGGGGTTTGGAGCATTGGTTGGTAAAAGATCTGCCCACTAGAGATTGGATTAATGTTTTTGAAACCTATACTGAAACCAATCACAAACGCACCACAGTTATTGACGTTAATGCCTCAAAAATTGATCGTCAGCAGTGTCTTGAAGGTTGGTTTGTACCTACTATGCCCGACCTGAATATTGCCAATCCTTTGGTGCTGAAGTATCTGACTCAAAATGCAATTTGGTGGATTGAGTATGCTGATTTGGATGGACTTCGAATTGATACCTTTAATTATGCCGAACCTTTGCAGATGGTCAAATGGACCAATGCGATCATGAAAGAGTATCCGAATTTTAATATGGTGGGCGAAATTACACAGCGCAATCATGGTATTTTGGCGTATTGGCAGAAGGATAGTAAAACAGGCGAAATCCATAACTTTAATTCCAATTTGCCTTCATTAATGGATTTTTCACTTTGTGATGCCTTGCAAATGGTTTTTAATGAAGATGACGGAAGTTGGGATAGAGGAATGACACGAATATATGATTCGCTAACATTTGACTTTTTATATCCAAACCCACATAATTTGATGATTTTTGCTGAAAATCATGATTCAAAACGACTGAATTATTGCTACAACAATGACTTAAAAAAATACAAACTTGCAATGGTTGTACTTGCAACTGTGCGCGGAATTCCGCAATTGTATTACGGCTCAGAAATTGGAATGGCGGGTGACCAATATATTGGTGATGCAGATATTCGACAGGATTTTCCTGGGGGATGGGATGGCGACGAAATAAATGCTTTTGATCCGAATCTAAGAACAGAAGAGCAAAAGTCGTATTTTGAATTTACTCGAAAACTTTTTCAATGGCGCAAGACCCGACCTGAAATCCATTTTGGTAAAACAACACATTATATTCCAGAGGATAATATCTACGTTTATTTTCGATACAATGAAGATGATTCTGTAATGGTGATCATCAATAATAATCGTGAAGAACGAACGATTGCTACAAAGCGATTTAATGAAAATCTAGAAAAATACACCACAGGTACTTCTGTATTTACCAACCGATCGACTGACCTAAAAAATGATTTAACGATAAAAGGCAAATCATTTTTGATTTTAGAATTGCATCAAGCGCAATAAAACAATACAAAACCAGTACTGATTCACTTCTATACTTTGCTTACCTTTGTGCCAAATTCAACTTCATGTTAAAAATTGGTCATCGCGGCGCACGTGGATACGAACCCGAAAACACACTAATCAGTTTTCAAAAAGCACTCGATATGGGTGTGGACGGGATAGAGCTTGATGTGCATTTGTCTGCTGACGGATTGGTTGTTGTAATTCATGATGAGACGGTAGATCGCACGACAGATGGATCGGGTTTGGTAAACGAAAAGACCTATGAACAATTGAGTCACTTTCGAATAGAAAAAAATCAAAATATTCCAACACTAAAAGAAGTTTTGGATTTGGTGGATCGAAAGTGTTTTGTTAATATCGAATTGAAAGGAAATGGTACCGCAGCACCCGTTGTAGCAATGATTCAGGAGTATGTACAAGTTCAGAAATGGAGCTATGATGACTTTATTGTGTCAAGTTTTGAGTGGAAAATGCTATCGGAAACAGTTGCTTTAGATTCGAATATTCCTATTGCCGTTTTGACAGAAACTACTATAGCAGCTGCCTTGGATTTTGCTAAAAAAATAAAAGCAAGAGCGATTAATCCTGATTTTATATTGCTGGAGATAGGGACTACAGAACAACTGCAACGAGAAGGTTTTAAGGTATATCCTTGGACAGTGAATGAGATTGAAGACATAAAAACAATACAAAATTACGGTGTGGACGGAATTATTTCTGATTTTCCAGATCGAATACAATAACATATGAACCAAAATTTTGATATCATAATAGTAGGTGGTGGAGCGGCCGGTTTTTTTACAGCAATTAATATAGCCGAGAAAAACAAAAAGCTGAAAATTGCCATTTTAGAACGCGGAAAAGAAGTCTTGTCCAAGGTTCGTATATCCGGTGGTGGACGTTGCAACGTGACGCATGCTTGCTTTGAACCCAATGAATTGGTGAAGTTTTATCCTCGTGGCGAAAAAGAATTACGAGGTCCTTTTCATCAATTTTGTTCAGGAGATACTATCGAATGGTTTGAAAAACATGGTGTAGCACTCAAAATTGAAGAAGATGGGCGTATGTTTCCAGTATCCAATTCGTCTCAAACAATTATTGATTGCTTCTTACAAGCAACTCAAAAATTAGGTATTTCGGTACTCACAGGGCAAAGCGTACAATCAATTTATAATAAAGAAGGATTGTGGCAGATCGAAAGCCAAAACGAAAAATACTTGACCGAAAAACTCATTTTGGCTACCGGTAGCAATCCTAAAGTTTGGGAAATGCTGCAAAATTTTGGTCATGCCATTGTAGAGCCCGTACCTTCATTATTTACATTTAATATCAAAGACTCTCGGATTAAAGAGTTGCCGGGCGTTTCGGCGCTTGCCACGGTGACAGTAAAAGATACTAAATTGGTTTCTACAGGGCCGCTGTTAATCACACATTGGGGTATGAGCGGACCTGCGATTTTGAAACTTTCGGCTTGGGGTGCGCGCATATTACATGATAAGAATTATCAGTTTACGGTTTATGTCAATTGGCTCAACGACTTGGATACTGAAGATGTCGAAAAAGTATTAAAAACGCTTAAACAAGAACACGCTAAAAAAATGGTGTCCAAAAAATCACCTTTTGAAATCACTAATCGATTGTGGGAAAGCTTAGTACTTGCTTCGGGAATACAGTCTGAAACTAAATGGGCTGATTTGTCTAAACTACAAATGCAAGAATTGGGACAACAACTCATCAAAGGAACATTTCAAGTCAATGGAAAAAGTACGTTTAAAGAAGAATTTGTAACTGCGGGCGGAATAAACCTTAAAGAAATCAACTTCAAAACTATGGAAAGTAAATTACATGCTAACCTGTACTTTGCGGGCGAAATTGTAAATATTGACGCCATCACAGGTGGTTTTAATTTCCAAAATGCATGGACCAGTGGTTTTATTTTGGCAGATAATTTGGTGTAACACGCTGAGGTTAGTGCTTAATTAACAATAATTTATAGGTTAGTCGGTATTTGATAGAGAAGAATCTTATATTTTTACTCCGTTAGTATATCCATGATTCTTATGAAAATAAAATTACTTTGCATACTGTTGTTATTTATAGCTCAATTAGGCTATTCGCAAATTATTAAGGGTAAGGTAACCTCAAATAATTATCCAGCAATCGATGTAGAGATTATCAATGCAACCACAAAAACGATAGCGGTATCTGATAGTCAAGGCGAGTTTACGATTACTGCAAAAAACAATGATGAGATTTTATTTATTTCTAAAAATCATGAGTCAAAAAAGTTGGTTATGAATCCCTTACTTTTTACAAATAACGAGTTAGTAGTCGATTTAGTTTTAAAAGCCGAGCAGTTAAAGGAAGTAAAGATAACCAATATGGCATCTATAAAATTAGGTCAAGCTGATTGGGAGCAGCAAAAGCTTGATGATTATGATGTACAAAAAAATGCAGTAAAGCCTAATGTTCAGGGTGTTTATATGGGTGGGATTCCAAACGGAATGAACTTCGTACGTATTGCCGGAATGGTTGCTAATCTCTTTAAGAAAGACAAAGATCCTCAGAAAAAGGAAAAAGAACTCCTAGACTTTAAAACGTTTACAGATCAAAATTGCAAGAGCAACTATTTTACCCAAACCTTAGGTCTAAAAGTCGAAGAAGTTGAACTTTTTAAAGAATACTGCACAGCTGATCCTCTTGCTTCACAAATTGTGAGCGAAAATAATAAGTTGCGCTTAATGGATTTTTTATTCGAAAAGAGTATTAGTTTTAAAAAATTATAATGCTACCATTTAATAAATTTCCAATGTATTTATTTAACAAATAATCATTCTTAGAATGCATTATTGAATAAGGGGATTATGTATTTTTACTTACAATTTAATAGATTTAAAATCATGAAAATAAAATTACTGCTTATTCTTGTTGTAGCGCTAAACACAGTTGGCTATGCCCAAACGAATAAAATGCTACGCGGGAAAGTGTTTTTTCAGAATTTCGTTTTAGAAAATGTAGATGTGATCAATGCAACATCATACGCAAGTGCTAGAACAAATTTTAAAGGAGAGTTTACTTTGGCTGCTAGCGTAAATGACAGTATTCTTTTTTATAGTAAAGATTTTAATTTAAAGGGTATCAAGCTAAGTTCTGAGGATATAGAGCAAAATAATATGGTTATCCTGATTGACAAAAAAGCAGAAGAATTGAAGGAAGTAGTTATTCATCAAATTAATGTGGATTGGAAATTTGACAAGATATGGGAAGAAAATAAAAGAGATGAAGTGACCTTGTATCGCAATGAGAATAAAATTAAAAATCCTGGAGTGAACGATGGTAGTATTGATAAACCACTTGATTTGGTCAAGGTAGGGAAACTGCTATTTGGAGATTTGTTTAAGGCAAAAAAGAAAGGTGATGACAGCACGATTGACTTTAAAAAAGCAGCGGTTTGTCAATTTGATCAAAAATTTTTCACTGAAAAATTAAAATTAAAGAAAGAAGAAGTTGGTTCGTTTCTTGATTTTTGCGATTTTGACCCCGAATCCAAAGCGGTTATGTCTGAAAAATCAAACTCACTTCTTTTTATGGAATATTTGTTTAAGAAAAACGCGGAGTTCAAAAAATTACACGCACCAAATTAGCAATGTTGCCCTGCTAGATAGGAGTTGTTATTTTGAAGGTTGTCAACCGATACTGTCTACCTGTTCAACCACCAAATACTACCATTTAAAACCATGGCAAAACTTACCCAAGCCAAATACGGAAGGAATAAATAACCTGCAATTTTATTAATTTTTATAAATTGGATGTAGGTCTCATAGATAAACAACCACAATATGATGATTTCGAGTGCTGCTAATAATGGATTTTGAAGTCCGAAAAATAAATACGACCAAAGCGCATTTAGCCCTAGTTGTATCGCAAAGGATATCAGTGCTTTCTTGACTATTGTTTGTTCATATTCCATACGGTCCCATACCAATCCCGCTGCAACCCCCATCATGATGTAAAGCATGCTCCAAACCGGTGCAAAAATCCAATTGGGTGGATTGAAAACTGGTTTTATCAAAGTAGGGTACCAAGTCGTAATAGCAGAGCGAGTTACCGTGCCTGAGAAATAGCCAATAGCCAAACAAGTGACTACAACAGTAAGTATTTTGGTGATTTTGTTCATGAGATAGTATTATAAAAGGCCAAATTTACTCAAAATTATGGTAGTAATAAATCAATTGGGTATAATAGAGATAGCACAAAAAAAGTATCTTTGCCTAAAAATTGACTTTCATGTTTTTAGATACTGATTTTATTCCGTCCAATTACACTCAAATTATAGAAAAAGGAGCTTTCCAGTGGACTGCACCGAGTAATATTGCCTTGGTAAAATACTGGGGTAAAAAAGCCAATCAAATTCCGGCCAATCCTTCGGTTAGTTTTACTTTAAACAACTGTAAAACGATTACGAAGCTGGCATTCGAGGCTAAAAAAAATGACGGAAGTTTTTCTTTTGACTTACTTTTCGAAGGAAAACCTAAGGAAGACTTTAAACCAAAAATCAATAAGTTTTTTGAGCGAGTAGCAGTTTATTTGCCCTTTTTAAAAGACTATCACTTTGTCATTGATACTGAGAACACTTTTCCGCACAGTTCAGGTATAGCCTCTTCGGCCTCTGGTATGGCGGCTTTGGCAATGAATTTAATGAGTGTAGAAAAAGCACTTATTCCAGAGATGACTAATGATTATTTTTATCAGAAAGCATCGTTTTTGGCTCGATTAGGGTCAGGTAGTGCCTGCAGAAGTGTGAAAGGTCAAATTGTAACTTGGGGAAAACAAGCCAATATAGACGGGACCACAGATTTATATGGAGTAGAATATCCGTATGCGGTTCATTCTATTTTTAATGATTTTCAAGATACCATTTTACTAGTTGATAAAGGCGAAAAGCAAGTCTCGAGCACCTTAGGTCACGACCTGATGCATGATCACCCATATGCTGAGCGTCGTTTTGCACAAGCACATGAA encodes the following:
- a CDS encoding 1-deoxy-D-xylulose-5-phosphate synthase, with the protein product MKSNLLEHIHNPTDLRLLTESQLPQLAQELRDFIIGVVAVKEGHLGASLGVVELTVALHYVFNTPEDLLIWDVGHQAYGHKILTERRELFDTNRQLGGISGFPKRSESIYDAFGVGHSSTSISAALGMAIASNLKGEFDKQHIAVIGDASIASGMAFEGLNHAGVTDANLLVILNDNAIGIDPSVGALKNYLTAVKTGKNHRQNNMIKSLNFDYSGPIDGNDIFAVVNELKRLQKIKGPKFLHIITTKGKGLKQAEEDQVKYHAPGKFDALSGEILLKSEANLPPKYQDVFGLTILDLARINKKIIGITPAMPSGSSLKFMMEALPERAFDVGIAEQHAVTLAAGMATQGMIVYCNIYSTFLQRAYDQVIHDVAIQNLPVIFCLDRAGLVGEDGATHHGLFDVAYLRCIPNMVIYAPLNEIDLQNILYTVQLGIDFPIAIRYPRGRGVTPTWQKEFFGNYSKIEIGQSKCLKKGNKIAVLSNGTIGKNVIAALQALEQPDALAHYDFSFVKPLDEKALHEIFVTFEKIITIEDGTVIGGFGAAVLDFGSKHQYNVAIEKLGVPDQFIEQGTVDELQQICKIDVSSLKSLFLGLIK
- a CDS encoding DUF3078 domain-containing protein: MKQFSILLLCLVISTSIFSQKIITTLVPPAGLNDSISHWEKKNKITFSISEILFVNWNAGGVSSISGLMRTQFNRNYSNENTRWANELIMRYGLNKQDGIELRKTEDAFQFSSTFGYRENEKSHWYHSAKFNFNTQFTDGFKYPNTDISVSGPFAPAYSFLGVGAEYASDKKDRLFYFSPFTSKVTFVGNQRLADGGSFGVPKAIYDDEGVLVQHGKKFKSELGTLITAYYKKQIAKNINLENRLSLYSDYINKYGNVDIDYDLVLDLVVNQYVRTNIGIHVVYDDDIKSKDEINGEQVTVGPKTQLKQVLGVGMTYTF
- a CDS encoding Fic family protein, whose product is MHYNWQLPNWPNFTFDDSVLDSLCIAFALETGELKGLVDSLSTDIQQETILQFMISEAIKTSEIEGEFFSRQDVMSSIKKNLGHRDVFENIRDKNAQGVGKLMVTVRQSYSEKLTESTIKQWHAILMEYSKHVNPGDYRKGEAPMQIVSGRFGKEIIHYEAPPSYRIPEEMSVFIEWYNEFKLTATDIKKALIKTAISHLYFESIHPFEDGNGRIGRAIADKCLSESLNRPVLMSLSSTIEQNKKQYYQSLKEAQQTLIITDWILYFSNLILESQQNAKQTVLFTLSKTKFMDTFKNQMNERQTKAILKMFENGISGFKGGMTALKYISITKTSRATATRDLQDLTENGILIPKGEGRNRSYDLIL
- a CDS encoding deoxyguanosinetriphosphate triphosphohydrolase, which produces MNWEQLLSLKRQGDKGKRLRIEQDDTRLGFEVDYDRIIFSAAFRSLQDKTQVIPLSKTDFVHTRLTHSLEVSVVGRSLGRLVGKKVIEKHPHLKEVHGFHMNDFGAIVAAASLAHDIGNPPFGHSGEKAIGEYFSIGNGQKYKENLTAKQWQDLVDFEGNANGFTVLTGSRPGIEGGLRISFATLGAFTKYPKESLPKKPTKNIADKKYGFFQTDKDFFQEVASDLGMIPNKSGDDIGFERHPLAYLVEAADDICYTIIDFEDGINLGLVSEDFALEYLIKLVKDSIDSSKYKTLETKEDRISYLRALAIGSLINDAVNVFIANEDAILAGEFPYSIMEKSKYKAQMQDIINLSVDKIYQSREVIEKEIVGYQIIQTLLDKFITAFDNNHNGTASNYDALIMKLLPEKHHLNKENLYERLLHICHYISLLTDGNALELFNTINGKKGI
- a CDS encoding nucleoside deaminase — translated: MINPFTDEYFMKRALQEAEAAFEKGEIPVGAIVVVDDRIIARSHNLTELLHDVTAHAEMQAITAAANFLGGKYLKDCTLYVTLEPCQMCAGALYWSQISKIVFGASDAHRGFEKMGGQLHPKTTVVRGILADEAADLMKRFFAERRK